The following coding sequences are from one Arthrobacter crystallopoietes window:
- a CDS encoding phosphoribosyltransferase, producing the protein MTTNRNRRERYADRQDAGRTLASELDSYSGRRDVLVLGLPRGGVPVAAVIAESLKAPLDVVLVRKIGVPGHQEVAMGAMASVAGSIDTVRNEDVLAKFAKRYGDSSAFDQVAAKERAELDRRERVYRAGKPPLDVAGLTLIVVDDGLATGATMRAAITVLRELSPARIVAAIPVGLSGTCRDVGSIADEVVCPWNPQDLVAVGQAYDRFDQVDDAEVINLLAQYQRPAQAG; encoded by the coding sequence ATGACTACTAACCGGAACCGCAGGGAGCGCTACGCCGACCGGCAGGACGCTGGCAGAACGCTCGCCTCGGAACTGGACTCCTACAGTGGCCGCCGGGATGTTCTGGTACTCGGCTTGCCTCGGGGCGGCGTCCCCGTAGCCGCAGTCATCGCCGAAAGCCTCAAGGCCCCGCTGGACGTAGTCCTGGTCCGCAAGATCGGCGTTCCGGGTCATCAGGAGGTGGCCATGGGAGCGATGGCTTCGGTGGCCGGCTCCATTGACACCGTGCGCAATGAAGACGTGCTGGCCAAATTCGCCAAACGATACGGCGACTCGAGTGCCTTTGACCAGGTTGCTGCAAAGGAACGCGCGGAACTGGACCGCAGGGAACGCGTTTACCGCGCTGGCAAGCCGCCGCTGGACGTTGCCGGCCTGACACTCATCGTGGTGGACGACGGGCTGGCTACCGGTGCCACCATGCGGGCAGCGATCACCGTTCTGCGGGAACTATCGCCGGCGCGCATCGTGGCGGCTATTCCGGTTGGCCTCAGCGGCACCTGCCGCGACGTGGGCAGCATCGCCGATGAGGTGGTGTGCCCTTGGAATCCGCAGGATCTGGTCGCCGTCGGCCAAGCCTATGACCGTTTTGACCAAGTGGATGACGCCGAAGTCATCAACCTGCTCGCGCAATACCAGCGGCCGGCGCAAGCCGGCTGA
- a CDS encoding ATP-grasp domain-containing protein translates to MTAKNVFVLALTDVQRGELETVNGAENYVFRNLLDYESVVNTPEIDFEGLLAKARSELQEFDGPVDAIVTHWDFPASVIGPLLAKDHGLPAPSLESLLKCEHKYWSRLEQKASIPECVPQFASFDPFDDDALSKIDIEYPFWVKPVKSHSSNLGFEIQSEEQFNEAVQEIRDQIELIGDAFNDVLAMVDLPPELKNADGNTCLAEGFISGIQAAPEGTVFGGKFQVHGVFDMHKDEAGTSFERLDYPANSVPESVQQRMIDLTERYMHHVGFDNGCFNAEFMWDEVEDKLWLVEINTRISQSHSDLFAKVDGVSNHEVAIDIALGREPKMPYRKGNFAVASQCMIFHDEDAVVTRVPSAEDKAAIRKRYPETTVTLQVKEGEKLSDLPGQDSYRYILGKLYIGADNREQLVERYNAILSELPFEFAPADQTAGHKGAV, encoded by the coding sequence ATGACAGCCAAGAATGTATTCGTACTTGCACTGACTGATGTTCAGCGGGGGGAACTGGAAACTGTCAACGGTGCCGAAAACTACGTATTCCGCAACCTGCTCGACTACGAGAGCGTCGTAAACACCCCGGAGATCGATTTCGAGGGCCTGCTGGCCAAAGCGCGGAGCGAATTGCAGGAATTCGATGGGCCTGTAGATGCCATCGTGACGCACTGGGACTTCCCGGCCAGTGTAATCGGGCCGTTGCTGGCGAAGGATCACGGACTGCCTGCACCCTCGCTGGAGAGCCTGCTCAAGTGCGAGCACAAGTACTGGAGCAGGCTCGAGCAAAAAGCCTCGATACCTGAATGCGTTCCGCAGTTCGCCTCTTTCGACCCGTTCGACGACGACGCTCTATCGAAGATCGACATCGAGTACCCGTTCTGGGTCAAGCCGGTGAAGTCCCACTCCTCAAACCTTGGCTTCGAGATCCAGAGCGAGGAACAGTTCAACGAAGCGGTCCAGGAAATCCGCGATCAAATCGAACTAATTGGGGACGCGTTCAACGACGTACTCGCCATGGTCGACCTGCCGCCGGAACTCAAGAACGCGGACGGCAACACCTGCCTGGCCGAGGGGTTCATTTCCGGGATCCAGGCCGCCCCTGAAGGCACGGTGTTCGGCGGAAAATTCCAGGTCCACGGGGTTTTCGACATGCACAAGGACGAAGCAGGAACGAGCTTCGAACGCCTCGATTATCCTGCCAACAGCGTCCCGGAGAGCGTACAGCAGCGCATGATCGACCTCACCGAGCGCTACATGCACCATGTCGGTTTTGACAACGGCTGCTTCAATGCCGAATTCATGTGGGACGAAGTTGAGGACAAGCTGTGGCTCGTGGAAATCAACACCCGTATCTCGCAGTCCCACAGCGACCTCTTTGCCAAGGTGGACGGCGTTTCCAATCACGAAGTAGCTATTGACATAGCGCTCGGCCGCGAGCCGAAGATGCCTTACCGCAAGGGCAACTTCGCCGTCGCATCACAATGCATGATCTTCCACGACGAGGATGCCGTAGTGACGCGCGTACCCAGCGCCGAAGATAAGGCAGCCATCCGGAAACGCTATCCGGAAACTACCGTGACCCTGCAGGTCAAGGAAGGGGAGAAGCTCTCGGACCTGCCCGGCCAGGACAGCTACCGCTACATCCTGGGCAAGCTCTACATCGGTGCAGATAACCGTGAGCAGCTGGTGGAACGGTACAACGCAATCCTGTCCGAGTTGCCGTTTGAGTTCGCACCGGCAGATCAGACTGCCGGCCACAAAGGAGCCGTATGA
- a CDS encoding CocE/NonD family hydrolase codes for MKTITEFPHEVRVIENTFIPMRDGAQLAARIWLPVDAEELPVPAVLEYIPYRKRDSTRGRDAMNHPYIAGHGYVAVRVDMRGSGDSDGVIVDEYRPQEHEDAEDVIAWLADQQWCDGNVGMMGISWGGFNSLQIAARRPPALKAIISASATDDLYVDNMHYMGGCLLADNLSEATVMFAFNSLPPDPAIVGDRWRDMWHERLAGSGLWLETWLEHQRRDDYWKPASVCEDYSDIQVPVMAVGGWADGYTNAIFRLMENLDVPRKGLIGPWGHKYPHIGIPGPAIGFLQEVVRWWDHWLKGKDTGLMEEPMLRAWMQDSVSPEPSYADRPGRWVAEDSWPSPAIEKRRYHLRRHGIEQGDAKDEPGHDVTLQSPLSVGMFAGKWASYAATPDLPFDQREEDGGALVYETDPLQETMEIFGLPSVTFEVSADKPVAMLAVRLSDVAPNGEATRFTYGLLNLTHRDGSENPQPLEPGRKYRVEIDLNGIAQTIPAGHRLRLSVSTSYWPLAWPSPEAAMVTLTAGASTLTLPVRPPRPEDAALREFGEPEAAPDLEITPLTPGEHHWRVSRDLVTNVSTLEVANDQGSFRIDETDTIVRRSTNEWYSFRWNEVNSVRGETRTVRRFERDDWRVEIVTRTVLTSTPTDFHISAQLDAYELDTQRGNPRVYSENWQRAIPRDLV; via the coding sequence ATGAAGACCATTACCGAATTTCCCCACGAAGTACGGGTCATCGAAAACACCTTCATTCCCATGCGCGACGGCGCCCAGCTAGCCGCCCGGATCTGGCTTCCGGTAGACGCCGAGGAGCTTCCCGTTCCCGCCGTGCTGGAATACATTCCGTACCGTAAGCGGGACAGCACGCGGGGCCGGGACGCCATGAACCACCCCTATATCGCGGGCCATGGTTACGTCGCGGTCCGGGTCGATATGCGCGGCAGCGGCGACTCCGACGGCGTCATCGTGGATGAGTACCGGCCCCAGGAACACGAGGACGCTGAGGACGTCATTGCCTGGCTCGCAGATCAGCAGTGGTGCGATGGCAACGTAGGCATGATGGGCATTTCCTGGGGTGGTTTCAACAGCCTGCAGATCGCCGCCCGCAGACCACCGGCGTTGAAAGCCATCATCAGTGCCTCCGCTACCGATGACCTGTATGTGGACAACATGCACTACATGGGCGGATGCCTGCTGGCAGACAACCTGTCGGAGGCCACCGTCATGTTCGCCTTCAACTCGCTGCCGCCGGATCCGGCCATCGTAGGGGACCGCTGGCGGGACATGTGGCACGAACGCCTCGCCGGCAGCGGGCTCTGGCTGGAAACCTGGCTCGAACACCAGCGCCGCGACGACTACTGGAAGCCTGCCTCGGTCTGCGAGGACTACAGCGATATCCAGGTTCCGGTGATGGCGGTAGGCGGTTGGGCCGACGGCTACACCAATGCCATCTTCCGTTTGATGGAGAACCTGGATGTGCCGCGCAAGGGCTTGATCGGTCCGTGGGGACACAAGTACCCCCATATCGGCATTCCTGGCCCGGCCATCGGATTCCTCCAGGAAGTCGTGCGGTGGTGGGACCATTGGCTCAAGGGCAAAGACACCGGCCTGATGGAAGAGCCGATGCTACGGGCCTGGATGCAGGACAGCGTCTCTCCGGAACCGTCCTACGCGGACCGTCCCGGCCGCTGGGTCGCCGAGGACAGCTGGCCCTCGCCGGCCATCGAAAAACGCCGCTACCACCTGCGCCGCCATGGCATCGAGCAAGGCGACGCCAAGGACGAACCAGGCCACGATGTCACGCTGCAATCACCCTTGAGCGTGGGTATGTTCGCCGGTAAATGGGCCTCCTATGCCGCCACCCCCGATCTTCCGTTCGACCAGCGCGAGGAAGACGGCGGAGCACTCGTCTACGAGACGGATCCGCTTCAGGAAACGATGGAGATCTTCGGACTGCCCTCGGTCACCTTCGAAGTCTCCGCGGACAAACCTGTCGCAATGCTTGCGGTCCGCTTGTCCGATGTGGCACCGAACGGCGAAGCCACACGGTTCACCTATGGCCTGCTCAATCTGACCCACCGCGACGGCAGTGAAAACCCGCAGCCGCTGGAACCGGGACGCAAATACCGCGTGGAGATTGACCTAAACGGTATCGCCCAGACGATCCCTGCGGGCCACCGGCTCCGGCTGTCGGTATCCACGTCTTACTGGCCCTTGGCCTGGCCGTCGCCGGAGGCGGCCATGGTGACGCTGACGGCTGGCGCAAGCACGCTCACCCTGCCGGTCCGCCCTCCGCGGCCGGAGGATGCTGCCCTCAGGGAATTCGGCGAGCCCGAAGCGGCGCCGGACTTGGAAATCACCCCATTGACACCGGGCGAGCACCACTGGCGAGTCTCCCGCGATCTGGTCACAAATGTGTCGACCTTGGAGGTGGCCAACGACCAAGGCAGCTTCCGTATCGACGAAACGGACACCATAGTCCGGCGCAGCACCAACGAGTGGTACAGCTTCCGCTGGAATGAGGTCAATTCCGTACGGGGCGAAACCCGGACGGTCCGGCGCTTCGAGCGCGATGACTGGAGGGTGGAAATAGTGACCCGGACGGTGTTGACGTCAACGCCGACGGACTTCCACATCAGCGCGCAGCTCGATGCCTACGAACTCGACACCCAGCGCGGGAATCCGCGTGTCTACTCCGAGAATTGGCAGCGCGCGATTCCACGAGACCTGGTTTAG
- a CDS encoding DUF6480 family protein produces MDKQEPNVPDVEPAVKEDRSSQEKADTVNPDPETENITGLEPGGGVPPGETPPAEDQMSSDQGHEE; encoded by the coding sequence ATGGACAAGCAGGAACCCAATGTTCCGGATGTGGAGCCGGCGGTGAAAGAGGATAGGTCCTCGCAGGAGAAAGCGGACACTGTCAATCCCGATCCGGAGACGGAGAACATCACCGGCTTGGAACCCGGCGGCGGGGTTCCGCCGGGAGAAACTCCACCAGCGGAGGACCAGATGAGTTCGGACCAAGGCCATGAGGAGTAG
- a CDS encoding glycoside hydrolase family 13 protein encodes MTDTFDQFKPKPDPNWWRQAAVYQIYPRSFADADGDGLGDIRGITAKIPYLAALGIDAVWLSPFYPSPLADGGYDVADYRDVDPRLGTLEDFDEMVAGLHAAEIKLIADIVPNHSSDQHEWFQQALAAGKGSPERERYIFRDGLGNDGGKPPSDWVSHFGGSAWTRITEPSGEPGQWYLHLFAKEQPDWNWENPEIREDFLKTLRFWSDRGVDGFRVDVAHALAKDMSEPLRSKPSVADELTPVDGKDPLFDRDEVHDIYAEWRKVFNEYDPPRTAVAEAWVPASRRMAYASPEGLGQAFNFDLLRADWDVEQFRSIITNNLSQAEESGASSTWVFSNHDVVRHPSRYGLPAGLDYGAWLMADGSEPEVDQIAGLRRARAATLLMLALPGSAYLYQGEELGLFEVPDLPAATLQDPIWQRTGHQRKGRDGCRIPLPWTTEGKSFGFGTDGAHLPQPDWFGGFSVEAQDGIAGSTLEFYRHALKLRGQLQSYEDLEWISGTGESVLHFERPGQWQSVTNFGREPLALPPGKVLISSSKLTAGQLPPDTTAWLTGSAQKT; translated from the coding sequence GTGACCGACACTTTTGACCAGTTCAAACCCAAACCTGACCCGAACTGGTGGCGGCAGGCGGCCGTCTACCAGATCTACCCGCGAAGCTTCGCCGATGCAGATGGCGACGGCCTGGGCGACATCCGCGGCATCACCGCCAAAATTCCCTATCTGGCGGCGCTGGGCATCGACGCCGTGTGGCTCAGCCCGTTCTACCCGTCGCCGCTGGCGGACGGTGGCTATGACGTGGCCGATTACCGGGATGTGGATCCACGTCTGGGCACGCTGGAGGACTTTGATGAAATGGTTGCGGGGCTGCATGCCGCGGAAATCAAGCTCATCGCGGACATCGTACCGAACCATTCCTCCGACCAGCACGAATGGTTCCAGCAGGCGCTGGCCGCGGGGAAGGGTTCACCTGAGCGGGAGCGGTATATTTTCCGCGATGGTCTGGGGAACGACGGCGGAAAGCCGCCCTCGGACTGGGTGTCCCACTTCGGCGGCAGCGCCTGGACCCGGATCACCGAGCCTTCCGGCGAGCCCGGCCAGTGGTATCTGCATCTCTTCGCCAAGGAACAGCCGGACTGGAACTGGGAGAACCCGGAAATCCGCGAAGACTTCCTGAAAACGCTCCGGTTCTGGTCGGACCGCGGGGTAGATGGCTTCCGCGTGGACGTGGCCCATGCGCTTGCCAAGGACATGAGCGAACCTCTGCGCAGCAAACCGAGCGTGGCGGACGAGCTCACCCCGGTGGACGGCAAGGATCCGCTCTTCGACCGGGACGAGGTCCACGACATCTATGCCGAATGGCGCAAGGTCTTCAACGAGTATGACCCGCCCCGCACCGCAGTCGCGGAGGCCTGGGTTCCCGCGTCGCGGCGGATGGCGTACGCGAGTCCGGAAGGTTTGGGACAGGCCTTCAACTTCGATCTGCTGCGCGCGGACTGGGACGTGGAGCAGTTCCGCTCCATCATCACCAACAACTTGTCCCAGGCGGAAGAATCAGGCGCGTCCTCAACCTGGGTATTTTCAAACCACGACGTCGTACGGCATCCCTCGCGCTATGGGTTGCCGGCCGGTTTGGACTATGGCGCCTGGCTCATGGCGGACGGTTCCGAACCCGAGGTGGACCAGATCGCAGGGCTCCGCCGCGCCCGTGCCGCTACCCTCCTGATGCTTGCCCTGCCGGGGTCGGCCTATCTCTACCAAGGCGAGGAACTTGGCCTGTTCGAGGTGCCGGATCTGCCCGCCGCCACCCTGCAGGATCCCATTTGGCAGCGAACCGGGCACCAGCGCAAGGGCCGGGACGGCTGCCGCATCCCGCTGCCCTGGACCACTGAAGGGAAATCCTTCGGGTTCGGGACCGATGGAGCCCACCTGCCGCAGCCGGACTGGTTCGGCGGCTTCTCCGTCGAAGCCCAGGACGGCATTGCGGGATCCACACTGGAGTTCTACCGCCATGCCCTGAAACTGCGAGGGCAACTGCAGAGCTATGAGGACTTGGAGTGGATCAGCGGAACCGGCGAATCTGTGCTGCATTTCGAGCGCCCCGGCCAATGGCAGTCGGTCACGAACTTCGGCCGCGAGCCGCTGGCTCTGCCACCGGGCAAGGTACTCATCAGCAGCTCGAAGCTGACCGCGGGTCAACTGCCCCCGGATACGACGGCGTGGCTCACCGGGTCGGCCCAGAAGACCTGA
- a CDS encoding CBS domain-containing protein, giving the protein MLTAREIMTGGAECIGENETLEQAAKKMLDLDVGSLPICGEDNRLKGVVTDRDIVVKCLAKGGDPRSVKAGELGEGKPVTIGADDSIEEAIKTMQEHQVRRLPVIDGHDLVGILSQADVARNYPEDRVGELVEFISY; this is encoded by the coding sequence ATGCTGACAGCACGCGAAATCATGACAGGCGGCGCCGAGTGCATTGGCGAGAATGAAACCTTGGAACAGGCAGCGAAGAAGATGCTGGACCTGGACGTGGGTTCGCTGCCGATCTGCGGCGAAGACAACCGGCTCAAGGGCGTTGTCACCGACCGGGACATCGTGGTGAAGTGCCTGGCCAAGGGCGGCGATCCGCGGAGCGTGAAGGCGGGAGAACTCGGTGAAGGCAAGCCAGTGACCATCGGCGCGGATGACAGCATCGAAGAAGCCATCAAGACGATGCAGGAGCATCAGGTCCGGCGACTGCCCGTGATCGACGGCCACGACCTCGTGGGCATACTCAGCCAGGCGGACGTCGCCCGCAATTACCCCGAGGACAGGGTCGGGGAACTCGTCGAATTCATCTCCTACTAG
- a CDS encoding thiamine pyrophosphate-requiring protein: MPQRLVADAIVERLEAWAVPRVFGYSGDGINSFMGALRRAGTVEFVQARHEENAAFMAVGHAKYSGGVGVVTSTQGPGAVHLLNGLYDAKLDSVPVVAIIGQQSRSVLGSGYMQEVDLLDLTKDVASAFRQQVNTPEALPMVLDRAFKAALANRAPAVVIVPHDVQKMPAPELEHKHGIIATAPRWEQSASVPVEDDLKAAAEVLNDGSKVALLVGQGARHAWKEAAAVAERLGAGITTSLLGKPYVDESLPNVAGTMGHLGTSASGQVLGGCDTLLIIGSNDPWTEFYPPPGAARAVQIDTDSGAIGNRYPVEVPLPGDASRTLQALLPLLEDKHDLPWRGQVEQWVSHWHELSAERAMTKADPVNPERVLFELNSRFPADGRLAVDVGSSVYWYARQLRLPLGVPAHLSSTLASMGCSVPYGIAAKLDQPGRPVLLVTGDGAMQMTGIAELITVSRMWRTWQDPRFVICVLNNRELAEVTWEQREMEGEPRYEASQALPDFDYAGYAKLLGLDGERVDDPEHVGAAWDAALAADRPYLIEVVTDPETPLLPPFPAGEQKAGSMVDALGQESAESADRATELLRTYVDQEKSNFS, encoded by the coding sequence ATGCCGCAGCGTCTCGTTGCCGATGCCATTGTCGAACGGCTCGAGGCGTGGGCGGTGCCGCGCGTCTTCGGCTACAGCGGCGACGGCATCAACAGTTTCATGGGCGCGCTCCGGCGGGCCGGAACAGTGGAATTCGTCCAGGCCCGTCATGAGGAAAACGCGGCCTTCATGGCCGTGGGCCACGCGAAATACAGCGGCGGCGTCGGCGTAGTGACTTCAACCCAGGGACCCGGGGCGGTCCACCTGCTTAACGGTCTCTACGATGCGAAACTGGACAGCGTTCCCGTGGTGGCCATCATCGGGCAGCAGTCGCGCAGCGTGCTCGGCTCCGGTTACATGCAGGAAGTCGATCTGCTGGACCTGACGAAGGACGTGGCCTCGGCATTCCGCCAGCAGGTCAACACGCCGGAAGCGCTGCCGATGGTCCTTGACCGGGCTTTCAAAGCCGCGCTCGCAAACAGGGCGCCCGCCGTCGTTATTGTTCCCCATGACGTGCAGAAGATGCCGGCTCCGGAACTGGAGCATAAGCATGGCATCATTGCCACCGCCCCGCGCTGGGAGCAGTCCGCCAGCGTACCGGTGGAGGACGATCTCAAGGCGGCAGCGGAGGTGCTCAACGACGGCAGCAAAGTGGCGCTGCTCGTAGGGCAGGGCGCCCGGCACGCCTGGAAAGAGGCTGCCGCGGTGGCCGAACGCCTCGGTGCCGGCATCACCACGAGCCTGCTGGGCAAACCGTACGTGGACGAGTCGCTGCCGAATGTTGCAGGCACCATGGGGCATCTGGGTACCAGCGCCAGCGGCCAGGTACTCGGCGGATGCGACACCCTGCTGATCATTGGTTCCAATGACCCGTGGACCGAGTTCTACCCACCGCCCGGGGCGGCACGCGCCGTCCAGATCGACACGGACTCCGGCGCCATCGGCAACCGGTACCCCGTGGAGGTGCCGCTGCCCGGGGATGCGTCCCGGACCCTGCAAGCGCTGCTGCCCCTGCTGGAGGACAAGCATGATCTGCCGTGGCGCGGCCAGGTGGAGCAGTGGGTCTCGCACTGGCACGAGCTTTCCGCCGAGCGCGCCATGACCAAGGCGGATCCGGTCAATCCGGAACGGGTGCTGTTTGAGCTGAACAGCAGGTTCCCTGCAGATGGCCGGCTCGCCGTCGATGTTGGCAGTTCGGTCTACTGGTACGCCAGGCAGCTGAGGCTACCGCTTGGTGTGCCGGCCCACTTATCCAGCACGTTGGCCAGCATGGGCTGTTCGGTGCCGTACGGCATCGCCGCCAAACTGGATCAGCCGGGGCGCCCGGTGCTGCTAGTTACCGGTGATGGTGCCATGCAAATGACGGGTATCGCTGAGCTCATCACTGTCAGCAGAATGTGGCGGACCTGGCAGGACCCGCGCTTTGTTATCTGCGTGTTGAATAACCGGGAACTGGCCGAGGTGACCTGGGAACAGCGCGAGATGGAGGGGGAGCCCCGCTATGAAGCCAGCCAGGCTTTGCCGGATTTCGACTACGCCGGCTATGCAAAACTGCTGGGCCTCGATGGCGAGCGGGTTGATGATCCTGAACACGTCGGCGCCGCTTGGGATGCCGCACTGGCAGCAGATAGGCCGTATTTGATCGAAGTGGTCACGGATCCGGAAACGCCGCTGCTTCCGCCGTTCCCCGCCGGAGAGCAGAAGGCCGGAAGCATGGTCGATGCCTTGGGACAGGAGAGTGCCGAGTCTGCCGACCGTGCCACGGAGCTGCTGCGGACGTATGTCGACCAGGAGAAATCGAACTTCTCCTGA
- a CDS encoding FUSC family protein, which yields MNLEQPTRNSVQRVLSWIKAGVTGPRFMLAIKAAVAVGMAWFVAGYMPGVVDDYPYYAPLGALVSMYPTLMGSAKAGLQTLLGLLLGILLAGLIVLFAEPNLLTISAVVGVAVLFSGVRWLGHGKDYVPMAALFVLIIGGQDVESYSIGYAVQMTVGVGCGLLVNAVILPPLNFNAAILKLSRFRTMLARHLEGMADALTDEWPPEPEKWTRYNDELSTAGHDVREAVYHADESRKGNPRARLHRRNLSQDYRDLRALESVSFHVKDITDTLAGVSTGGKEPLSNELPTELLQPVSEALRGAAEMLKAWESGSELQDRWEEAQRALNALLGQVDAHRDAGAAAFSPAASVATAVRRILDTLEPCIKQDAEAT from the coding sequence ATGAACCTGGAGCAGCCAACGCGCAATTCCGTCCAGCGCGTCCTGTCCTGGATCAAGGCCGGTGTGACCGGTCCGCGATTCATGCTGGCCATAAAGGCAGCCGTCGCCGTCGGAATGGCGTGGTTTGTAGCTGGTTACATGCCGGGCGTGGTCGACGACTATCCCTATTACGCGCCGCTGGGCGCGCTGGTCAGCATGTATCCCACCCTGATGGGGTCAGCCAAGGCAGGTCTGCAGACCCTCCTCGGACTGTTGCTCGGGATCCTGCTGGCAGGCTTGATTGTGCTGTTCGCAGAACCCAACCTCCTCACGATTTCGGCGGTGGTTGGCGTCGCCGTCCTGTTCTCCGGAGTCCGCTGGCTCGGTCATGGCAAAGACTACGTTCCGATGGCGGCACTTTTCGTCCTGATCATCGGCGGGCAGGACGTTGAGTCCTATTCCATTGGCTATGCGGTACAGATGACCGTCGGCGTGGGCTGCGGGCTCCTGGTCAATGCCGTGATCCTGCCACCGCTGAATTTCAACGCAGCGATTCTTAAATTGTCCCGCTTCCGCACCATGCTGGCGCGGCACCTGGAAGGCATGGCTGACGCGCTGACCGATGAATGGCCGCCGGAACCGGAGAAGTGGACGCGCTACAACGATGAGCTCTCCACGGCCGGGCATGACGTGCGGGAAGCGGTTTACCATGCGGATGAGAGCCGCAAAGGCAACCCGCGGGCCAGGCTGCACCGGCGCAATCTATCGCAGGACTACCGTGACCTCCGCGCTTTGGAATCCGTGTCGTTCCATGTCAAGGACATTACCGACACCCTTGCCGGCGTTAGCACCGGCGGTAAGGAACCGTTGTCCAACGAACTGCCGACCGAGCTGCTTCAGCCGGTCAGCGAGGCGCTCCGGGGTGCAGCCGAGATGCTGAAGGCCTGGGAATCCGGATCGGAGCTTCAGGACCGGTGGGAGGAAGCGCAACGGGCCTTGAACGCGCTGCTCGGCCAAGTCGATGCACACCGCGACGCCGGCGCCGCGGCCTTTAGTCCGGCCGCCAGCGTGGCTACCGCGGTACGGCGGATTCTTGACACCCTGGAACCTTGCATCAAGCAGGATGCTGAGGCAACGTAG
- a CDS encoding DUF1684 domain-containing protein: protein MTSAGAPSAVDREQLRFARYRQSRHEALAAEFGWLTLTSLQWLGAEPTTVELLPGLWSANASASSGGIATLTATAADDLVVADTDEPVDGSVTARLANEESMNWVRFGNIMVELAVRADRYAIRTRDLDSPVYTGFRGVPTFDFNPDLVVTGHFKAYDDERQVAIATSHPQVQSTATAVGEVSFELGGASYRLVAEPGTLGGLTLNFHDLTNGTSTYDWRKVTTAKPRPDGSVIIDFNRAINYPSAFTPYGTCPRPIRGNQINALIEAGEKLP, encoded by the coding sequence ATGACCAGCGCCGGAGCACCCAGCGCCGTAGACCGCGAGCAGCTGCGATTTGCCCGTTACCGGCAGAGCCGGCATGAGGCGCTGGCCGCGGAGTTCGGCTGGCTCACCCTCACTTCGCTGCAGTGGCTTGGGGCGGAACCGACAACCGTTGAACTGCTTCCCGGTCTCTGGAGCGCCAACGCCTCCGCTTCGTCAGGCGGAATTGCAACGCTGACCGCTACTGCTGCAGATGACCTCGTCGTTGCCGACACCGATGAGCCTGTCGACGGCAGCGTGACAGCCCGGCTGGCCAACGAGGAGTCGATGAACTGGGTACGGTTCGGCAACATCATGGTGGAACTTGCGGTCCGCGCAGACCGCTATGCGATCCGCACCCGCGACCTCGACTCCCCCGTCTACACCGGATTCAGGGGGGTGCCTACGTTCGATTTCAATCCTGATCTGGTGGTGACAGGGCATTTCAAAGCGTACGACGACGAACGCCAGGTTGCGATCGCCACATCGCATCCGCAGGTGCAGAGCACAGCGACGGCAGTAGGGGAAGTCAGTTTCGAACTAGGTGGCGCCAGCTACCGGCTGGTTGCGGAGCCGGGCACTTTGGGCGGCCTGACGCTGAACTTCCACGATCTCACCAATGGCACCAGCACCTACGACTGGCGCAAGGTCACCACCGCGAAGCCGCGTCCGGACGGCAGCGTCATCATCGATTTCAACCGCGCCATCAACTATCCCAGCGCCTTTACCCCATACGGCACCTGCCCGCGGCCCATCCGTGGCAACCAGATCAACGCGCTTATAGAGGCTGGCGAGAAACTGCCGTAA